A portion of the Burkholderia sp. GAS332 genome contains these proteins:
- a CDS encoding Ectoine hydroxylase-related dioxygenase, phytanoyl-CoA dioxygenase (PhyH) family: MSALQRVSNTTSVDNICEILERDGAIIIEDMISQKTLDAFFADVQPFLDRVPFSADGFSGARTRRVSALFAKSLHTAEMITQPQFIATAERSLAYPFPMMSGEARVMVKPTIQVCCTQAIDIWPGQKAQDLHRDDGMFHVHHPALQQTLLQTLFAGTDFTATNGGTMVIPGSHKWDMDRRPRLEEAVPTEMKRGSGLMYFGSCYHGGGANSTENQRRVAVALSFTQGYRRQEENQYLVVPKETVKKYPERVQELLGYKMCTPYCGWVEMNEPSIVLKGADFSIAAAASPYDENILAEGKHAAGMP, translated from the coding sequence ATGAGTGCCCTGCAGCGAGTATCCAATACCACGTCAGTCGACAACATCTGCGAGATTCTCGAGCGTGACGGCGCGATTATCATCGAGGACATGATCTCCCAGAAGACGCTCGACGCGTTCTTTGCAGATGTTCAACCTTTCCTCGATCGAGTGCCGTTCAGTGCCGATGGTTTCTCAGGTGCGAGAACGCGACGTGTGTCCGCACTGTTCGCCAAATCGTTGCACACTGCGGAGATGATTACGCAACCGCAATTCATCGCCACGGCGGAGCGTTCGCTGGCGTATCCTTTTCCGATGATGTCGGGTGAGGCGCGTGTCATGGTGAAGCCGACCATTCAGGTATGCTGCACCCAGGCGATCGACATCTGGCCGGGGCAGAAAGCGCAGGATCTTCACCGCGACGATGGCATGTTCCATGTTCATCACCCTGCGCTGCAACAGACACTGCTGCAAACGCTGTTTGCCGGCACGGACTTCACGGCTACCAATGGCGGAACGATGGTTATCCCGGGCAGCCACAAATGGGACATGGACCGGCGTCCGCGGCTAGAGGAAGCGGTTCCGACCGAGATGAAGCGTGGCTCCGGACTCATGTACTTCGGTAGCTGCTATCACGGCGGCGGCGCTAACTCGACCGAGAACCAGCGTCGTGTCGCAGTTGCACTCTCGTTTACTCAGGGATATCGACGTCAGGAAGAGAACCAATACCTCGTTGTGCCGAAGGAAACCGTGAAGAAGTACCCTGAGCGTGTTCAGGAACTGCTCGGCTACAAGATGTGCACACCGTACTGCGGCTGGGTGGAAATGAATGAACCTAGCATCGTTCTCAAGGGCGCCGACTTCAGCATTGCCGCGGCGGCGAGTCCTTATGATGAGAATATTCTTGCCGAAGGAAAGCACGCTGCTGGAATGCCGTGA
- a CDS encoding aldehyde dehydrogenase (NAD+)/betaine-aldehyde dehydrogenase, with amino-acid sequence MFEKSHLQQFYIDGRWQGPVTHEQFGEVINPATGEPTDKIALGSAEDIDLAVRAAHRAFPSFASWKQSERNELVEQVCSVYERRMNDFVDAITAEMGAPREYVSRAAQAPSGLGHFRAAVEAAERLHFRYQQDTAFIVREPIGVCALITPWNWPMNQVACKVAPALIAGCTMVLKPSQAAPYSATVLAEVLHEAGVPAGVFNSVQGEGARLGGTLSSHPLVDMVSLTGSNMAGEQVTRAAAPTAKRVSLELGGKSANIILPGANLDEAVMHGVLTMMYNSGQTCVAPSRMLVPKDSIEEVERIAQKACAMIVVGDPGDPRTTMGPIANERQFRKVLSMIASGQQEGAKLVYGGTQRPDNCPKGFYVQPTVFSRVNNRMTIAREEIFGPVLVIIPYEDVTDAVEIANDSPFGLSGYVYGADKAKAAAVAAKLRTGMVHLNGAPVDFQAPWGGYKQSGNGREWGAWGIEEFLETKAILGVDEHFSLA; translated from the coding sequence ATGTTTGAGAAATCTCATCTTCAACAGTTTTACATCGACGGGAGGTGGCAAGGCCCTGTCACCCACGAACAGTTCGGTGAGGTCATCAACCCCGCGACGGGTGAGCCGACCGACAAAATTGCGCTCGGCTCTGCCGAAGACATCGACCTGGCCGTGCGGGCCGCACACCGTGCGTTCCCGTCATTCGCGAGCTGGAAACAAAGCGAGCGAAATGAACTCGTTGAGCAGGTCTGTTCAGTTTATGAGCGCCGGATGAATGACTTCGTGGATGCCATTACCGCGGAGATGGGCGCGCCACGCGAGTATGTCTCCCGCGCTGCGCAGGCGCCCTCGGGCCTCGGGCACTTCCGTGCCGCGGTTGAAGCGGCGGAGCGTTTGCATTTCCGCTATCAGCAAGACACGGCATTTATCGTACGCGAGCCCATCGGCGTGTGTGCCTTAATCACACCGTGGAACTGGCCCATGAACCAGGTGGCCTGCAAGGTGGCACCGGCGCTCATCGCCGGCTGCACTATGGTGTTGAAACCGAGCCAGGCTGCGCCGTACTCTGCCACTGTCCTCGCGGAAGTGCTGCACGAAGCGGGTGTTCCGGCCGGCGTTTTCAACTCGGTGCAAGGGGAGGGCGCACGACTCGGCGGAACTCTCTCGTCGCATCCTTTGGTCGACATGGTTTCGCTGACGGGTTCGAACATGGCCGGTGAGCAGGTGACGCGTGCAGCCGCGCCAACCGCGAAGCGGGTCTCGCTTGAATTGGGCGGCAAATCCGCGAACATTATTTTGCCCGGCGCCAATCTGGATGAAGCGGTGATGCATGGTGTTCTGACGATGATGTACAACTCGGGACAGACGTGCGTGGCACCGTCGCGAATGCTGGTGCCGAAGGATAGCATCGAGGAAGTCGAACGCATCGCGCAGAAGGCGTGCGCGATGATCGTAGTGGGTGACCCCGGCGACCCGCGCACGACGATGGGGCCGATCGCCAACGAGCGGCAGTTCAGGAAAGTGCTCTCGATGATCGCGAGCGGACAACAGGAAGGCGCCAAGCTTGTCTATGGCGGGACGCAGCGGCCTGATAACTGCCCCAAGGGCTTCTACGTCCAACCTACGGTGTTCAGCCGCGTGAACAATCGCATGACGATTGCCCGGGAGGAAATCTTTGGCCCGGTCCTCGTCATCATTCCATACGAGGATGTGACGGACGCGGTCGAAATCGCCAACGACTCGCCGTTCGGCCTGTCAGGCTACGTCTATGGGGCGGATAAGGCAAAAGCCGCGGCAGTCGCTGCAAAGCTCAGAACCGGCATGGTTCACCTCAATGGCGCACCGGTCGACTTCCAGGCGCCGTGGGGTGGTTACAAGCAGTCTGGAAACGGGCGGGAGTGGGGTGCATGGGGCATCGAGGAATTCCTTGAGACCAAGGCAATCCTCGGCGTTGACGAGCATTTTTCTCTCGCTTGA
- a CDS encoding transcriptional regulator, TetR family: MVLNKTGGPSKQDAIPYRREARRLLQHEDYVSFSLRKVATAAGVSPGTLQHYFPNRALLLNAVVTSTVGSFNRTYPEISRYAPVGKERLTLLLEQNLRDILDPRTASFMLEITALANHAENPS, from the coding sequence ATGGTCCTCAACAAAACGGGAGGACCATCGAAACAGGATGCAATCCCATATCGTCGGGAGGCGCGTCGCCTTCTTCAGCACGAGGACTACGTATCGTTCAGTCTCCGGAAAGTCGCGACAGCTGCGGGCGTCTCGCCTGGAACGTTGCAGCACTACTTTCCGAATCGCGCGCTCCTGCTCAATGCCGTAGTCACGAGCACGGTCGGTTCATTCAACCGGACTTACCCGGAGATCTCTCGCTATGCGCCAGTGGGAAAAGAGCGGCTCACTTTGCTGCTGGAGCAAAATCTTAGGGATATCCTTGACCCGAGGACGGCGTCGTTCATGCTGGAAATCACCGCGCTCGCGAATCACGCTGAGAATCCGTCTTGA
- a CDS encoding 3-(3-hydroxy-phenyl)propionate hydroxylase/6-hydroxy-3-succinoylpyridine 3-monooxygenase, whose protein sequence is MTNHVVVVGGGPTGLLTALGLARRGVRVTVLEAGEKPNDSPRALVYHCSVLPHLRDLGVLEDCVSAGFLRQDFAWRIHETGEMIRWDLSAIDGAVEFPHALHLGQDKLSAIVVQHLSKLPNVDIRYSTSVSACIDTHNGVTVKAECRGEAFDIEADWLVGADGARSTVRRDILKMQFFGITWPERYIATNIRTDLASLGYSNATMQMDPVCGSVICAIDADDFWRVTFVEDPELPIEGLEQRIGAMFEKLLPKDNPYELVAYTPYRMHQRVTDRMRHGRVLLVGDAAHVTNPTGGLGLTGGMFDCFALVEALGRVLLDGADDEILEFYERDRRKKFIELVSPRASNNLRTLYHLLPGQQRTEWIEWARSISNDRNKMREAMLFHEQMRTVF, encoded by the coding sequence ATGACAAATCACGTAGTCGTCGTCGGCGGTGGCCCGACTGGCCTGCTCACCGCGCTAGGGCTCGCGCGCCGGGGTGTTCGTGTGACGGTGCTCGAGGCCGGGGAAAAACCGAACGACAGCCCGCGGGCGCTCGTCTATCACTGTTCAGTGCTGCCTCACCTTCGCGATCTCGGTGTTCTTGAAGACTGCGTATCGGCTGGGTTTTTGCGCCAGGATTTTGCGTGGCGTATCCATGAAACGGGCGAGATGATTCGTTGGGACCTCAGCGCGATTGATGGAGCCGTCGAGTTTCCCCATGCGCTGCACCTGGGTCAGGACAAGCTTTCGGCAATTGTCGTGCAGCACCTCAGCAAGCTTCCGAACGTGGACATCCGGTATTCGACATCGGTCTCGGCATGCATCGATACCCATAACGGTGTCACGGTAAAGGCGGAGTGCAGAGGCGAGGCGTTCGACATCGAAGCCGACTGGCTGGTGGGCGCGGATGGCGCCCGCAGCACGGTTCGCCGCGATATTCTGAAGATGCAGTTTTTCGGCATTACATGGCCCGAACGCTATATCGCCACGAATATTCGTACCGACCTCGCGAGCCTCGGTTACAGCAACGCCACCATGCAGATGGACCCGGTTTGCGGTTCGGTTATCTGCGCGATCGACGCTGACGATTTCTGGCGCGTCACGTTTGTGGAAGACCCCGAACTTCCGATTGAAGGATTGGAGCAGCGAATTGGCGCAATGTTCGAGAAGCTTCTGCCCAAAGACAACCCTTATGAACTCGTTGCGTACACGCCGTACCGGATGCATCAACGTGTGACCGACAGGATGCGGCACGGTCGGGTGTTGCTCGTCGGCGACGCCGCGCATGTGACCAACCCCACGGGCGGCCTTGGGCTGACGGGCGGTATGTTCGACTGCTTCGCTCTGGTCGAGGCGCTTGGACGAGTGCTACTGGATGGCGCAGACGACGAGATTCTTGAATTCTACGAGCGCGACCGTCGCAAGAAATTCATCGAACTTGTTTCGCCGAGAGCATCGAACAACTTGCGCACGCTGTATCACCTGCTCCCGGGCCAGCAGCGCACTGAATGGATTGAATGGGCTCGCTCCATTTCGAACGACCGGAACAAGATGCGCGAAGCCATGCTCTTCCACGAGCAGATGCGTACGGTCTTCTGA
- a CDS encoding AraC-type DNA-binding protein (manually curated), with the protein MDCKQDVLSRHRSSIARRWMEMSGTVDHELSDAVRALLLERPGSPPSMAEVADALRLSTRTLRRRLKALNTGFSALVADIRGSLACHYLTDTSWPLDVIAEKVGYSDASNLRQAIKRWVGESPQAYRARIGRAPERTSHHDHVVRG; encoded by the coding sequence ATGGATTGCAAGCAGGATGTTCTTTCTCGCCATCGGAGCAGCATTGCTCGACGTTGGATGGAAATGTCAGGAACGGTCGACCATGAGCTCAGCGATGCCGTCCGTGCGCTGCTGCTGGAAAGACCGGGCAGCCCACCTTCGATGGCCGAAGTAGCCGACGCGCTTCGTCTGTCGACACGGACTCTCCGCCGACGCCTCAAAGCTCTGAACACGGGTTTCAGTGCGCTTGTCGCGGACATCCGGGGCAGCCTCGCCTGTCACTACCTGACCGATACCAGTTGGCCACTCGACGTCATTGCCGAAAAGGTTGGCTATAGCGACGCATCCAATTTGCGCCAGGCGATTAAACGCTGGGTTGGCGAGTCACCGCAGGCCTACCGGGCACGGATTGGCCGTGCGCCCGAACGGACTAGCCATCACGACCATGTTGTGCGCGGCTAG
- a CDS encoding isoquinoline 1-oxidoreductase, beta subunit, with product MDKFELSEIRISRRALLVGTAMSAVGIAFGVQASAAPAAPRPGPRGAAAAKADSDVAIGVWVVIRPDNSVLIKVPQAELGQGALTSVAQMLGEELEVRWQDVRTEFYQPSVNIALNNVYVWAATLSSLGIESLFEPTRVAGAQIRAMLISAAADAWGTPVDHLIARNGRVIDQVGGRSIEYARLAALAAKKPIPDPKLVKLKRPVDWTFIGKSVPRIDIPSKIDGSAVYGIDVRLPGMKYASVQQSPVFGGRLKSFDEKAIPANAGILKVLKISAGKSGLNEAEAGWGIDYGMDDAVAVVADDWWTANRALRTLPIEWSEGRFAKSSTATIAHELVHALEHPPLPFPPVRVQGDAVGALKSAHKVLEAEYWVPFTEHAPMEPLNCTALVTADSVEVWTGTQFADEALRIACHYAGLPPSKGRLNLMLCGGAFGRRINSDFVGQAVQIAKTMPGVPVKLLWSREECFHRGYNPPITVTRFKGGLDSSGNITSWMSNSAGGRAPDQTYGTGRMVQTFPNIRIDYQQIETPPPFGWKRGVAFTQQTWMNMSFIDELAHAAGKDPYEVQLSLLNPDKVPKDFEKRELEVSRVIKQRRVLVAVAEIAGWSNPVPSGHGKGIAVHDMSYWPEDQATAAAAIAEVRIDTHGNVSVTKLTIALDCGPVINPDAALAQLQGGAAYALSDIMFAELTIAGGRVEQSNFNDYPVLRLAQMPKIDVHFLKSDTPPHGLGETAVPLTMSAVVNAIFAAGGPRIRQLPIKHAKLQAA from the coding sequence ATGGATAAGTTTGAGCTGTCGGAAATCAGAATCTCTCGCCGCGCACTGCTGGTGGGAACCGCGATGTCCGCCGTTGGCATTGCGTTCGGCGTGCAAGCGAGTGCCGCGCCCGCCGCACCGCGTCCAGGACCTCGCGGGGCGGCCGCCGCGAAGGCAGACTCGGATGTCGCTATTGGCGTGTGGGTCGTCATCCGCCCCGATAATTCTGTCCTTATCAAGGTGCCGCAGGCCGAGCTCGGCCAGGGCGCGTTGACCTCTGTCGCGCAGATGCTCGGAGAAGAACTCGAGGTGCGGTGGCAAGACGTGCGGACGGAGTTTTACCAACCGAGCGTGAACATTGCCTTAAACAATGTCTACGTGTGGGCTGCCACATTGAGCAGCCTTGGAATCGAATCGCTATTTGAGCCGACGCGTGTGGCCGGCGCGCAGATTCGGGCGATGTTGATTTCCGCTGCTGCGGACGCATGGGGCACGCCCGTCGATCATCTCATCGCGAGGAACGGACGCGTTATCGACCAGGTGGGCGGCAGATCGATTGAGTATGCTCGGCTGGCCGCGCTTGCGGCGAAAAAGCCGATTCCGGACCCGAAGCTTGTGAAACTGAAGCGCCCGGTCGATTGGACTTTCATTGGAAAGAGCGTCCCGCGTATAGACATACCGTCAAAAATTGACGGGTCGGCCGTTTACGGAATCGACGTGCGGCTGCCCGGGATGAAATATGCCTCGGTGCAACAGTCGCCGGTATTCGGAGGGCGGCTGAAGTCTTTCGACGAAAAGGCGATCCCGGCGAACGCCGGCATTCTCAAAGTACTCAAGATTAGCGCCGGAAAATCTGGCCTCAACGAAGCTGAAGCCGGCTGGGGTATCGACTACGGGATGGACGACGCCGTCGCAGTCGTAGCCGACGACTGGTGGACGGCCAATCGTGCGTTGCGCACATTGCCCATTGAGTGGAGCGAGGGCAGGTTTGCGAAAAGTAGTACTGCCACGATTGCCCACGAGCTTGTGCATGCTCTTGAACATCCGCCGCTGCCATTTCCGCCTGTGCGCGTCCAGGGCGATGCTGTTGGCGCGCTCAAAAGCGCGCATAAGGTTCTCGAGGCGGAGTATTGGGTGCCGTTCACGGAACACGCGCCCATGGAGCCGCTGAACTGCACGGCGCTGGTTACTGCAGATAGCGTGGAAGTATGGACCGGTACGCAGTTCGCCGATGAGGCGCTACGCATCGCCTGCCACTATGCCGGGCTGCCGCCCTCGAAAGGACGTCTCAATCTGATGTTATGCGGCGGTGCTTTCGGACGACGCATCAACAGCGACTTTGTCGGGCAGGCCGTCCAGATTGCGAAGACCATGCCCGGAGTGCCGGTCAAACTCCTCTGGAGCCGGGAAGAGTGTTTCCATCGCGGCTATAACCCACCGATCACCGTGACGCGGTTCAAAGGCGGCCTCGATTCCAGCGGAAATATCACGAGCTGGATGTCGAATTCCGCCGGCGGCCGCGCGCCTGACCAGACCTACGGAACAGGGAGAATGGTCCAGACGTTTCCCAACATCCGCATCGACTACCAGCAGATCGAAACGCCGCCGCCGTTTGGGTGGAAACGCGGTGTGGCCTTTACGCAGCAGACGTGGATGAACATGTCGTTTATCGACGAACTGGCCCATGCCGCGGGAAAGGATCCGTATGAGGTACAGCTGTCGCTGTTGAACCCGGATAAAGTCCCCAAGGATTTTGAAAAGCGGGAGCTGGAGGTAAGCAGGGTCATAAAGCAGCGCAGAGTGCTTGTTGCCGTTGCCGAAATCGCGGGTTGGTCTAATCCTGTCCCTTCAGGGCACGGCAAGGGAATCGCCGTGCATGACATGAGTTACTGGCCAGAAGACCAGGCAACCGCAGCAGCTGCTATCGCCGAAGTCCGCATTGACACACATGGCAATGTGTCGGTCACGAAACTGACGATAGCACTCGATTGCGGCCCCGTAATCAACCCTGATGCGGCGCTGGCCCAATTACAGGGTGGTGCGGCCTACGCGCTTTCGGACATCATGTTTGCAGAGCTAACGATTGCCGGCGGGCGCGTGGAACAGTCCAACTTCAACGACTACCCAGTCCTTCGGCTCGCGCAGATGCCAAAGATCGATGTTCATTTCCTGAAAAGCGATACGCCGCCGCACGGGCTTGGCGAGACGGCAGTGCCGTTGACGATGTCCGCCGTCGTCAACGCTATTTTTGCTGCGGGCGGCCCGCGCATTCGACAGCTTCCAATCAAGCACGCAAAGCTGCAGGCAGCCTGA
- a CDS encoding isoquinoline 1-oxidoreductase, alpha subunit, with the protein MGTRLNVNGKSVDVNADEAMPLLWVIRDRLGLTGTKFGCGIAQCGACTVHMNGAAVRSCVVPLAAAAGANVKTIEALSPDRSHPVQKAWESCAVPQCGYCQSGMVMAVVALLESNPDPSREAVDASITNICRCGTYQRIRDAIQVAVKNAHHG; encoded by the coding sequence ATGGGTACGAGACTCAACGTCAACGGCAAGTCCGTTGATGTGAATGCTGACGAAGCGATGCCTCTGCTGTGGGTGATACGCGACCGACTCGGATTGACCGGGACGAAATTTGGCTGCGGCATTGCTCAATGCGGCGCGTGTACGGTGCACATGAACGGCGCCGCCGTCCGGTCATGCGTCGTGCCGCTCGCGGCAGCGGCCGGTGCGAACGTGAAGACTATCGAAGCACTTTCGCCGGACAGGTCTCATCCGGTTCAGAAAGCGTGGGAAAGCTGCGCCGTACCGCAATGCGGCTATTGTCAGTCCGGCATGGTGATGGCGGTCGTGGCCCTGCTTGAATCCAACCCTGACCCAAGCCGGGAGGCAGTCGACGCGTCCATTACCAATATCTGTCGCTGCGGAACCTACCAGCGAATTCGCGACGCTATTCAGGTTGCTGTGAAGAACGCGCATCATGGATAA
- a CDS encoding electron-transferring-flavoprotein dehydrogenase, which yields MNEVTNLAEAIADRESMEYDVVIVGGGPAGLSAAIRLKHLAAQSGNEISVCVLEKGSEVGAHILSGAVMDPRALSELIPDWQEKGAPLNVEVTEDRFLFLTETAARAVPNWALPDNFKNHGNYVVSLANLARWLAQQAEALGVEIFPGFAAAEILYHADGSVKGVATGDLGIGKDGLPTGSFQRGMELHAKYTLFCEGARGHLGRVLSDRFSLRDGVDPQVYGIGIKEVWEIDPSKHRQGLVMHTAGWPLDRDTYGGSFLYHADNSQVVVGFVVGLGYTNPYLSPFEEFQRYKTHPEIRKFLEGGKRVSYGARAMTAGGLLSLPKLIFPGGALVGDEAGFLNASRIKGSHAAIKTGMLAAEAAFDALRAGRHNDELTAYPEAFKTSWLYTELHRARNFKQWMSKGLYLGTMMVGVEQKLLGGKVPWTLHHQHWDYEMLKPASQCKKIEYPKPDGKLTFDRLSSVFISNTNHEENQPAHLTLKDSLIPVNVNWQTYAGAESRYCPAGVYEFVQNDEGNERLVINAQNCVHCKTCDIKDPTQNIVWVTPEGGGGPNYSNM from the coding sequence ATGAATGAAGTGACGAATCTCGCAGAAGCGATTGCAGATCGCGAATCGATGGAATACGACGTGGTGATTGTCGGTGGCGGCCCGGCGGGGTTGTCGGCGGCAATTCGGCTCAAACATCTGGCGGCGCAAAGTGGCAACGAGATCAGCGTCTGCGTTCTGGAGAAGGGCTCGGAGGTCGGAGCGCACATTCTCTCGGGGGCGGTCATGGACCCCCGTGCGCTCAGCGAACTCATCCCGGACTGGCAGGAAAAAGGTGCTCCGTTAAATGTCGAAGTGACGGAAGACCGATTTCTGTTTCTCACTGAAACGGCTGCGAGAGCAGTACCGAATTGGGCGCTGCCGGACAACTTCAAGAACCACGGCAACTATGTAGTCAGCCTCGCCAACCTCGCGCGCTGGCTCGCTCAGCAGGCCGAGGCGCTCGGCGTGGAAATCTTCCCGGGGTTTGCCGCCGCGGAGATTCTCTATCACGCCGATGGGTCGGTCAAAGGCGTCGCCACCGGTGACCTTGGCATCGGCAAGGACGGACTGCCGACCGGGAGCTTCCAGCGAGGCATGGAGCTGCACGCGAAGTACACGCTCTTCTGCGAGGGCGCGCGTGGACATCTCGGGCGTGTGCTGAGTGACAGATTCAGCCTGCGTGATGGCGTGGACCCTCAGGTGTACGGCATCGGCATTAAGGAAGTGTGGGAAATCGACCCGTCGAAGCATCGGCAAGGGCTCGTGATGCACACGGCCGGCTGGCCGCTTGACCGGGATACCTATGGTGGTTCGTTCCTGTATCACGCGGACAACAGCCAGGTCGTGGTTGGCTTCGTAGTCGGGTTGGGATACACGAATCCTTATCTGTCGCCGTTCGAAGAATTTCAGCGCTACAAGACCCACCCCGAGATTCGCAAATTTCTCGAAGGCGGCAAGCGCGTGTCATATGGAGCGCGAGCTATGACCGCCGGAGGCTTATTGTCGCTGCCGAAACTGATCTTCCCAGGCGGCGCATTGGTGGGCGACGAGGCGGGCTTTCTTAACGCCTCGCGTATCAAAGGGTCGCACGCTGCAATCAAGACGGGGATGCTGGCCGCCGAGGCAGCATTCGATGCGCTTCGGGCCGGCCGTCATAACGACGAATTAACCGCTTATCCTGAGGCGTTCAAGACGTCGTGGCTTTATACCGAGTTGCATCGTGCCCGCAACTTCAAGCAGTGGATGAGCAAAGGCCTGTATCTCGGCACGATGATGGTCGGCGTCGAGCAGAAGCTCCTGGGCGGCAAGGTGCCGTGGACGCTGCATCATCAACATTGGGACTACGAGATGCTCAAGCCCGCGTCCCAGTGCAAGAAGATCGAGTATCCGAAGCCGGATGGCAAGCTGACCTTTGACCGCCTGTCGTCGGTGTTCATCTCGAACACGAATCATGAGGAAAATCAGCCCGCCCACCTGACGCTCAAGGACTCGCTGATACCGGTGAACGTGAACTGGCAGACGTATGCGGGCGCGGAAAGTCGTTATTGCCCCGCCGGCGTTTACGAGTTCGTTCAGAACGACGAGGGTAACGAGCGTCTCGTCATCAACGCGCAGAACTGCGTGCATTGCAAGACCTGCGATATCAAGGACCCTACCCAGAATATCGTGTGGGTCACCCCGGAGGGCGGCGGCGGTCCGAACTACTCGAACATGTGA
- a CDS encoding transcriptional regulator, TetR family produces the protein MQRLTFETGALLPEDLMSTTQQRKRGHKLATILEDSRKLMQRDGYAAFTLRKAAAEAGVPLGTLQHYFPTREVLLKTVIHQTLKQFNDEYHLIARSGGGAADRLTQLISKILTEVRDTETRLFMLEVAALANHEDFATEALAECYQDYIGIFASLVAEINPNLSKKESHIRAVLIVSQLEGLLVVLNSGNVNPSIDGQALDHAVHVVVNSLSTAGN, from the coding sequence ATGCAACGGCTGACTTTCGAAACTGGGGCACTTTTGCCCGAAGACCTGATGAGTACGACTCAGCAGCGCAAGCGCGGGCACAAGTTGGCAACGATTCTGGAAGACTCGCGCAAGCTGATGCAGCGTGATGGCTACGCAGCCTTTACGCTCAGGAAGGCCGCAGCGGAGGCGGGTGTCCCGCTGGGCACGCTGCAGCACTATTTCCCCACGCGCGAAGTTTTGCTGAAGACCGTCATCCATCAAACGTTGAAACAGTTCAACGACGAATATCATTTGATCGCGCGGTCTGGCGGCGGCGCCGCTGATCGGCTGACGCAGTTGATTTCGAAGATTCTGACGGAGGTGCGCGACACCGAGACCCGTCTATTCATGCTGGAGGTGGCGGCGCTTGCCAATCACGAAGACTTCGCGACCGAAGCGTTAGCCGAGTGCTATCAGGACTACATTGGCATCTTTGCGAGCCTCGTCGCGGAAATCAATCCGAACCTTAGCAAGAAGGAGAGTCATATACGGGCTGTCCTCATCGTGTCGCAACTCGAGGGCCTCCTTGTGGTGCTGAACAGTGGCAACGTTAACCCGAGCATCGACGGGCAGGCGCTGGACCATGCAGTTCATGTCGTGGTGAATTCGCTCAGTACCGCCGGCAACTGA